GTAAATATTATTTTTAAAATAAAGTATTGCGGGTGTTGTTTTAGAAGCAGCCACATTACTCATGCTTCGAAAATTTGGTATCCATGGAAGCGTTCCCCTTGCTGTTATTTTGGCTAAAACAATATCTGTGTTGATACTGCTTTCCCAAGTTACATATAAATTGGTGTCCTCGTCGCAAGTTAATTTCATTGCGGAATTTCCTCTCCCACCGGCCAATGTGGAGATATCTACTTCGTTCGGAAAACTTTTTAGGCCTAAGGCATTGTAGTGTTGTACATAAATATGCGCCCCAATTCCACCGGTTGTTACCGCATAAAAAAAGCCATTGTGTTTGTCGCTGACGGAGGTCCAATAATAGCCATTTGAACTGGGTTGAAAATGATTTATAGGCCAGCGTAAATTTCCATTAAAGTCGATTCTATTAAATCCAAATCCTTCGGAGCCACCAAAATAAACACTCGAATAATTGATAAAAAACCCGGAGTCGCTAGGCATAATATTTAACCCATTATTCGTAACCGAAATCATGGTAACTGATCGGGATGAAACGAGCGTTGCCTGAGACCATAGCGCTGTTCCATTAAATGAAAAATAATTGCAAAACAAACTATCAGGGTACACCGCAGTGTTTAAATTCCAAGCGACAACAAATCCATTTTGAGTTTTTATTGCCTTATATCCGCTGATTGTGTTTGATGAAGCAGAAAGCAGTTTTTTACCGTTCTGAGGATATTGCGGAGCGCCATATTTATTGAGGTGCTGAAAATATATGGCTGTTTTCCCATTACCGCTCCGGGCATCCAGCCACATGAGATAGGCACCGCTATTTCCATCGTCGAAGGCTGTTATGTTACTACTTGAATTTGTAATTGAATTCACGTAATAGGTTTGAGAAGAATCCGGAATAAATTGTTGGGCTGTTGCAAATAGGGATATGAGTAGGCTTACTAGTAGGAAATAAATTTTTTTCATGTGCATTTAATTTTCAATAATACTTAGCTTTAAATAGGCGGTATGTTGAGGTGCAATGAGTTCAATAAAATAAATTCCAGTTTTCAAAGCGGGCAACTGCAGTTGGATGTTTTGAAAAGCGTTGGCACTTTCTACTGTTTTATAAAACACCGTTTTTCCAGGCGCATCAAAAATACGAATCTGCAGACTTGTGAAAGCCAAATCTGCTGCAATGTTTAAAATATTTTTTGCCGGATTAGGATACATTTTAAAGCCTTGATTAAATCCGTTTAGATTTGTAAACCCACAGCAAATAAGTGAATCAAAAATTAAATCCGCCTTATTTTTGATGTTGGAACGTGAGGTGCTTTTAGTAGCAAGGGTGCGGAAACTTGGATTGCAATTACTTTGATACACCATTTCAACCACGTAACGGCAATTCGGAAAACCGGCAGAACCAACATCCGTGAAGCTCATCAAGGAAAGTGGTGATATATTTTTTGCAATTGAATCGTTGAATGCACCGGTTCCGGTGGTGTCTCTTAACAAATTAAAGTAGCGTGAAGAGTCATCGATACCTACATAATCGTTCCAATACAATTTGGCGACTCCGCCCCAATCAATAGAGCCATACAGTCGAATGGTTTGATGTTCAAAAGGAGCGCTAATATCGCCTACATTTCCGCAAGTATCCAATACGGCTATTTTATATTTCTCAGCTTGAATGATCGGTGTTGAGCCACTATCGATATAGGAACTAAATTCAGTATTCGAAACCGTATCGATGTTGACATACACCCCGGCTATTTCGCGAAAAATTACATATCCATCCACGTAATCTTCAATTGGCTTCTGCCATTCCAGTAAAGTTTTTTGGCTTGCTGAATCAATGGTAGCTCGACAAATTTCGGCGACAGGGATGGGAATAAAATCAATAAACAGTTCGGAAGCTACTCCATCACCACATGCATTTTGACCTTTTACTTGAATGAGGCCGGAAGCGGAAAATGCACTGAAATTAACCGTAATCGAATTGCTTGTAGAGTCACCAAAAAAGCTTGCTCCGGGCGGCAATGACCAAGAATAGTTTGAGGCATAAGGTATCGAATCAATAAAATACGAAATCAAATTTTGGTTGATACAAGCAGTTACAAAACTTTCTCCGGTAATTGCGCCTGCACTATCGGGAGAAGCGATACATTGTATGGTAATAAAATAATCCTCGGTTTCACCATCACCCCCACCTTCGCTGTAAAAGAAGTCGCATGCACTGGTTGAATCATTCACATCATTCTCGGAGCCATAGCGAATGCGCATTCCGGTTAAGGCTGCATTGGCTGAATTAGGGATTGTAATTTCGACAGAATCCTCGAACCCGGGAGTGGATGAATCTGTTATTTTGTAATACTCATTTTTTTCAAAATTTCCATTCACATTATAATCAATCCAACATGAAATTGGCCGACTTTCGGTTGTAGAAATTTTTAATTTATAAGTACTGTCATGATAAAGTATACACGTAGTATTTCCTGTAGGTGGATAAACAGATAGCGCACTTTCATTTACATAAGGGGAAGTAGTGCTTGCATTATTTAATGGAGTTCCTACTATGCTCACCCGATTGATAAATATAGTGGTTAAAGATTCCTGACCACCCAATGTGTCGGAACAATAGCACAAATTAGAAGGGCGCATGGCTATTTTAATACTTTGCGATGTGGCTGAATTTCCTGCTCCACAGGATACTAAACAACGGTAAAAAGCAGTAGCATTTTGCACCACTTTTAATACAGTATCGGTTGCATTAAGTATGGATTGCCAACTTATCGAATCATTGGATTTTTCCCATTGATAGGTTAATCCGTTGGCTAGTTCAGCACCTATTAAATGAATAGAAGTTTTATCACCGGCACACAAGTCATTTAATCTTGAAAATGCTCCTCCTGCATTAGGCAAACCACTACAAACAGGAGCCGGCAAAATAGAAATTAAATAATCTTCTGTTTCTCCTTCATAAATACTTCTACAAGGATCCGGTTGGTTGTAATCATCAGAACTGAGTTTGACTCTTAATCCGGTAATACCGGTGAGTGCGTTATAAGGAATCGTAATAAAACCGCTAATCTTATTACCATAGATTTGTTGCACATTAATACCATTAAAAACATTTTCGCTAATTGGATTAAATTGTGTGTCATGATTGTAATCAATATATATTGCAACCCTATTATTAGAAATAAAGGAAGAAGACGAAATACCCGTAACAGAAACAGAATCTTTGACACCCGGCACAAATGATTGCGGTGTAAGATTTCTAAAATCGGAATAAATAGCTGTTGCAGTGGGATTGTTGAGCATTGCAGTATCCGTGCCATTGTTTAAGCCACCATAGGTAAAATTTCCAATGTTTAATTGATTCGAATTTCCCAATAGGGAAGTATTGCAATAGCATAAATAAAATGGATTCACTTTGATATTTACTACCGAAGAAGTATCTGAAAGTGCTGAATTTACACAAGTAGTAATGCAACGGTAATAACTATCCGTAACAACGCTTGTAACAAATTCAGTGTAATTCGCGCCACTTACATTTAGCCAATTGTTGCTATCGGGCGATATTTGCCATTGATATTGGATATCAGCGGCGATGCTGTTACCCACCAAGCTTAGTCTAAAAAGTGTGTCAGCACAAACTGTGGAATCGCTGCTCGAAGCAAGTCCTGCAATTGGGTTTAAACTGCATGGTGGTGCGCTTAAAATAGTAACTAAATAGTCTTCCGTTTCGCCGTAATAATAAGTCCCACAAGCACGGGCCTTCTCACCGGTTCCAACCAATACAACGCGCATTCGGGTAGTTCCGGGCAATGAATTCAGGGATATAGTTACATTCGTACTTGCTGAAAAAACACCGCTATCGCCATTCATACTACCTGCGGTGATTTTCTCGTACAATTCGTCAAAAATACTGTCGTGATTATAGTCGATGTAAGCAGCATAAGAGTTTGCTCTGAAAAATGAAGTCTTTGCAATTTGGTTGATAGAAAAAGTATAATTTACTCCTTGGGTATAGTTTTGTGCAGTTAAATTGGTAAAGTCATTGTAGTTTCCAATCGCAGAAAGATTGTTTTGAGCCGGGTTTGGATTTCCATTGGATAAAGTACCAAAAGTTACCTTTCCAATATCGTAGGAATCATACTGTGAAATTGGACCCGAAACACAGAAGGGTGAACGCGGTAAAATGCTGGCAGCAAAAACATGCAGCACAGAAGCAGCATTAGCTTTTGAAATAGCAATTCGCTTTATTAATTTGGTTGAAGTTATCGGCAAATCAATTTCATATAACCTGGGATTATCTGCGTCAAGAGCGGGATCCGGAGCATTTAAAAAAGTACGACCAATACCTTTAGCGGCATAAGGAGTTCCTCCATACCAATCGGAAATGGTAACATTGGTAAAGCTTGTGTTAGTATTGTCGGTAAAAATTACATTAATGGTACATACAGATGAACCACCACCTGATGTTGCAAGCAAGTACATATTATAAGCACTTTGTGGAACAGCAAAATTAAGGGAACCAGAATTAGTGGTATTGTCTAATCTTAAAGAATTGTAATTCCAATAGGGTTGTAAAAAAAAGTAATTCCCTGGAGTTGCCTGGCTATATATGATTCGATTGCTTGGCAGAAAGAAATCTGCAGTTGAATCGGTGGGTGAATGTCGAAATGTGCTATCGATGAAATAGTAGCCTGCATTATCCGCATCGGCTCCGGTAGAGGTGGAAGTCGAAGGTAAACCAGTTCCATCGGCAACCACATCTTTTGTAAAACCGGTAAGTGTTACCGGTAAATAGTTGTTTTGAGCAGCTGCGCTTAGAATCAGGACTAGAAGAAAAATGGTGAAAAGCGATTTTATTTTTTTCATCTTTTTAGGGGTGTTTCAAAAGTTAATGAGCCCTATTCGCTAGCTCAATCTATTATTAATTTTGTTATATAAAAATAGATTCCTGATTGTATATTCAAAAAATAAACACCTTTTTCAATTCCTTTTAAGTTCATAAGAACATTTGATTTTGGTGTATTCAATAACATTTCCTTACGCACTGTTTTACCCAGTAAGTTGTAAATAATAATTTCATTTATAAGTTCCTTTGTATTCAGTTGAATGGATAGCAAATCGTGCGTAGGGTTAGGATAAATTTTTATACCTTGAAAGTGCTTCTCAAAATCTGCAATACCTACTCCGGTTGAATCAAACAAGGTTGTTTTATTTTTAATATTTGAACGCGAAGTACTTTTCGTTGCGAGCACCCGTTGAGTAGGTGTGCAATTGCTATTGAAAATCATTTCTACCACATAACGGCATAAGGGATGTATTGCGGAGGTTAAATCTGTATTCGACATCAAAACCAACGGGCTGATGTGGCTTGCCAGTGTATCGTTAAACGGCCCATTTCCAAGCGTATCGCGCAGTAAATTAAAATAACGACTGCTATCATTAATTCCGATGTAATCTGTCCAATAGAGCTTTGCAAAACCACCCGGTTGGATACTTCCGTAAAGTCGAATGGTTTGATGTTCAAAAGGCGCACTTAAATCACCAATATTTCCGCAACTATCTAATACTGCAATTTTATATTTTTCGGCTTGGATAGTTGGATGTGAGCCGGTATCTAAATAGGAACTAAATGCTGCATTTGAAACTGTATCGATATTTACAAAAGCACCAGCGTTTTCGCGGTAAATTACATATCCATTTATATAACTTTCAATTGGTTTTTGCCATTCGAGTATTGTTTTTTGACTAGCGGAATCAACGGTGGCGCGGCAAATTTCGGCAAGTGGGATAGGTTTAAAATTGATGGCAAGAGTAGATGTTGGTCCATTTCCACAAAGATTTTTTCCCTTAACTGAGATAGCACCCGAGACGGAATAAGGGCCATAATTTACTTGTATCACATTGGAGTTGGCTGCACCAACAATATTGGCAAAAGGTGGTAAAGTCCATTGATAGGCTAGTGCATTTGCAATCGTATCGATGCTGTAAATAATACCCAATTGATTAGAACACGCACTTACAGAAGTTGTCCCCACAATGAGTCCTGCTGCAGCCGGGAATGTGCAGGAGCAAGTTAAACTAAATGTGGCAATAGGATCAATGTATGCAAACCAATTCGCTTGCATGTAACTTGTATCATCCACCTGAATACAAAGCAAATTGGGGTTACCGGTTGCATCAAAATCCTGAATATTTGTGTTGTTCCCATTTTGGATGTTGAGGTAAATCAATTGGTTGTTTAATGCATCCAAATATTCGAATGAACTCAACATGGAAAGGTTGAGGTGTGTAATTTGATTGTTGCCGCAATATAAAGTGGAAAGGGCAGCATTGTTTGACACATCCAAAACAGTTAAATTATTGTTACGGCAATACAATTCCACAAGTGAAGTATTTGCTGAAACACTGAGTGCATTCAATTGATTATTTGAACATTTTAAACTTGTAAGTTGTGTATTTGCAGTGATATCAAGACTCGTTAAATTATTGTTGGAACAGTTCAAGGCACTTATTGCTGTGAATGCTGAAATTCCAATCAAATTGGAAATCGCTAGATTTGAAACATCTAAAATCCCTGTATATGCAGCTGCTTCCGAACATTCAATCTCAGTGTTTCCATTTGTATTTATTGCAGAATTTGTAACCAATGCAGCTTTAAAATTTGCATCCGGAATGGCAACCAAACATTGCAGACAAGAATTACCAAAAGACATCGACGCATCAATTCCTGAGCCCCAATTAGCACTTGAATAAAGCGAGTCATCCACCTGAATACAGGTTAAAGCGGGTTTATTTTTTGAATTGTAATGAGAGACATTTGTGTTGTTCCCATTTTTGACATTCAAAGTGGTAAGTTGATTATTTGGGCAATCCAGATACACTAGGGCTGAATTGAAGCTGAGATCCAAGCTATTTAATTGATTTGCGTTACAATGTAAACCGGCTAATATCAACTGAGCCGAAACATCTAGGGAGGTAATCTGATTGTTGTTGCAGCGCAAATCGGTAATGCCCGGATTGTTGCTAACATCAATTGTGCTTAACTGATTAGCCCCGCAATTTAGGTAATACAATAATGGGTTATTAGCAACGGAAAGTGCCGAAATTGAATTGTTGCTGCAAGCCAAATAATTTAAAAGCAGGTTGGTTGAAACATCCAGATTTGATAAGTTATTATTGCTACAATTGAGTTCTAAAAGGGCTGTGTTATTTGAAACGTTTAAACCAGTTAATTGATTGGCGTTGCATCGAAATACTTGCAGAAAATTATTACTAGTTACATCAATTGAATCAATCAGGTTTGCAGCACAAAATAACACGCGCAACGAATCGCTTGCAGATACATCCAGCTTAGTTAATTGATTGTTATTGCAATTTAAACTTTGAAGTGCAGTGTTTGAAGTAACATCCAAATTTATTAATTGATTATTAGAGCAGTCCAAATGAGCAAGATGCGTATTTAAATTTAAGGTTAAGCTATTAAGTTGATTTTGGGAGCAAAGTAAAACCGGAATCGAAACAAATGCTTCGATTCCGGTTAAATCAGTAATGCCCTTATTTTGAACATTAATACTATCAGCGTAAGCATCAGCTTCACTTACTTGAATTTCGGAATCGGCATTAATATTAATGGCTGGATTAGCTACCAATGCCGATTTAAAATTAGGATCAGGAATGTTTACAATAGGCAACGAGCAATTTGTACTAAATACAGCTGTAGATCCCGTGACTCCTGGTCCAGCCCAAAATGAATTTGCATAAACCGTATCATCCACTTCTATGCAAAACAAATTTGGATTCTGCCATAATGAAGGTGGAAGCATATTACTATTGTTACCATTTTTGAGATTCAAACGCGTTAACAAATTACTATCACAATATAATTCAACAAGATTCGGATTATTTGAAAAATCAAGACTTGTTAATTTATTCCTTTCGCAATGGAAAGTAACTAATGAAATATTGGTTGAAACATCCAAGTTTATAAGCATATTTTGACCGCAATAAATACCCCACAAACTAGCACATCCAGTTGTTTTTATATTACTTAACTGAGAATTTCTGTCACAGCCCAAAGTTTCAAGTAAATGACAATTCGAAACATCAAGGTTTTTAATTTTTGTATTAGTAATAGAAAGTTGAACAAGTGAACTATTCGTGGACAAGTCTAGAGTATCGATTAGGCCGTTTGAAATATATAAATTATGAAGTGAATTGCACCCTGTTAGCTTAAGGGTGTTTAAATTGTTAAATCCTAAACCTACAGTATATAATGAGGATAAATTAGAAAGATCCAAATCTTGTAGTTGATTCCCTGAGCACCCTAGCACATATAAGGATGGGCAAGCTGAAACATCAAGACTTACTAATTGATTGCTTTCGCAGAGAAGAATGGTTAGCGAGAAGTTATTTCCAATAGTTAAACTCGATAATTGATTCCCCCCGCATTTAATATTATCTAGTAACAAGTTGTTAGATAAATCCAGGTTAGATAACAGATTGTATCTGCAGTCTAGCCGAGTTATTAAAGTAAATGCTTCAATACCTTGAAGGCTTGAAATATTACGGTTAAAAACACTTATTGTGTCTTGATAAATAGCAGCTTCACTTACTTGTATTTGCCCATCCCCATTAGTATTAATAGCTGTATTTGCAAGCAAAGCTGCCTTAAAGTTAGGGTCAGGAATGCTTACAATTTGTGCCCTTACCCATAGTCCTGAAAAAATTGCCATAAGGGCTAAAAGAAATTGCCTTTTCATATTACTCCTTTTAGGATTAATAACTAATAATTAATATTATTCTATCCCACTAACAACTTAATCCACATTCAACTTCGATACATATTCCTTTTCCGCAGTTTTTATGCGCACAAAATAAAGTCCTCGTGTTAGCCCATTCAGCGGCAATTGCACCACCTCCGCATTTTTATAAAAAGAGGAGTCCGCTTTTAAAACTTCCCTACCGAGCATATCATATATGGAAACTCCGTATTTCAAGGAGGCATCTTTTAATACAATACTCACTAAATCTTTAGCAGGATTAGGGTAAATTTTAAAGGCAGGTTCAGGCTTTGGAAAGACCGGCACTCCTGTAAAAAATGTAATGCTGTCTGTTAAAAGGCTTTTATTCTTGATGTTGGAGCGGGAGGTACTTTTAGTTGCTAATGTCCGTAAATTGGGATCACAATTTATGTCAGAGAACATATCGATGTAATAGCGACAGTTTGCAAATGCGCCGGAACTGGCATCGGTATAACTTAAAGTGGTTTTAGGAAGATTAGTCGCGATAATGGTAAAATTGCCCGTACCTGTGGAATCACGCATTACATTGTAATAGCGATTCGGATCAGGGTTTCCAATGTAATCAGTCCAATATAATTTGGCAATACTTCCTGCTCCTACGTAACCATAAAGATACATTGTGCGGTGTTCAAATATGGCGCTAGTGTCCCCAACGTTTCCACAGCTGTCGAGCACTGCAATTTTGTATTTTTCGGATTTAAGTTCGGGATGTGAAGCAGTATCTAAATAACTTGCTGGTGGAACATTTGGAACGGTATCAATTGCCGTAAAAGCTCCGGCTACTTCACGAAAAACAACATAGCTGTTAACATAACTCTCAGTAGCCCTTTGCCAGGATATTATTGTTTTTTGCGTAAGCGAATCAACGGTGGCACTGCATATTTCGGCAAGTGGTACAGGTTTAAAATTTACAAATAATTCAGAAGGATGTCCTTTCACTCCACAGGAACTAACAGCACTGACTTTAATATTACCGGAAGAAGAGTAGGCACTATAATTTATGCTCACCACATTACTATCAGAAACGCCAGCTATTGTTGCCAAATTAGGCAATGTCCATGCATAAGCAGAAGCAGTATTCACCGGAGAAATGGAATATGAAATTCCAAGTTGATTTTGACATGCACTTACAAAACTAGTACCTGAAATGGCTAATGGGGTTGGTGGTAAGGGGTTCAAAATTAAATTAGCCGTACTAACGGCACCTACGATGGGAGGATTTGACGAGTTAACTCTAATCCAATATTCCTTGCCATTGATCAAAGAAGCAGGAAACGTGATTTGTATGGTTCCTGAGTTGGCATTACTTACAATATTCCCTAACGTGAAAGGTAATGAAAGTCCAAATTCACCATCAGAGAGTTCAACTGTATATACATTCCCCGGATTAAAATTACCGAGACTAACGAATCTTACGGAAGTTGTATCACCCGCACAGTATTCGCTTGCAGAAAATGGTAAAGTACTTATGGTTTCAATTGAAGGTGTGCACGGTTGATAATTTTGAACCGAAAACCAATTTTTAATTTTGGCAGCATCTGCTTTTGCTAAATCAAAGTAAGCAGTAGAATTGTACGGTAGCAGCGTATCTTGCGAAAAAATATCAGCAAAATCAATTGTTACTGATTCGCCTTTTTTCAACTCAAAAGCACCAATTCTCGCAATGGTTCTATAATCATTTGCGCTTGAACAATACCATGAACCAGCCACAGTTGGCCTTCCCGGAAATGCAAATCGCGTATTTTGAGTACCGCCATAGCCAGTTCCGCCATAAGTCAAATTTGTATTATCCCGCCACTTAAGATTCAGGTAATTTGCAAATTGGTTTGTTGTAAGAGGATTACCTTGTTGGGTTGAATTATTTAAAAAATAGGTTAGTCCTGAGAGCAAGCAATTCTCGTTCAATTCATCAACTTGTCCATCGTTATTATTATCAATCCCATCATTTAGTGCTGCAGGCGGACCATTTAATATTATCTGACTTTGAATGGGTGGGGTGGATCCATAAACAGGATCAATGAGGTCAATGTTGTAGCAATAAGAAAAATTATTTGAGCTATCGCTACCAATCGCATCATCAGAAGCATTGCCTAAATCTTCATCTGCAAGTATTCCAATCTTCACATCGTGATAATCGTCGGTACTTCTATTAAAAATCTCGTATTTATAGAATGTGGTGTTATTTATAACCGTTAAACTATCGGGTAAATTACCGCAATTATAAGAATATGCTGAGGCATGCACTTCCATTTTGAGCGGGGTTCCGCCGCTTTCACCATGGGCTGCCAAATTATCGTTAAAAATTGTATATGTCATCTGGTCGCCCAATATTTGGGGATAATCACCCCCAATGAGCGGGTCATAAACCCCATTCGAATTAACATCAACAAAAGGTGCTAGTTTTCTTGAATAATTGCCCATTCCTGATGCAGGCCAAGTTATTATATCGTTAGTTGGCAAATAGCTTGCGTTTTGAACAAGTCCTTTTGAAAAATTAAATTTAAATTCCTCTATATCCCGGGCTGATATTTTCCAAACCTTATCGAACAAAACTGAAGTAGCAGAATCTATGCTTCCATTTAGTGTATCCAGTGGGCCTGGATAATAATCAGTTCCGATTTGACGATATGTTTGAGCTGCCAAATGTAAATTATTGCCAGCATCCAAACCGCTAATCCAAAATGCCTGTAAACCCATTGTGGTTTTCCCACTCCCTTTAGGTACCTCATAGCTTGAGTTACTAGTTGTTGGATTATAAAACATATCACCTCTATTTAAAATTAAAGCTTTTACATTATTTGCATCTAAATATTTTGCATTATTATTGGAAATTAAATTCTCAGGCTTGTAAGTTAAAGGGATGTTATTATAAATCCATGGATATATGGATTCATACCCATTTCTATCAAAAGAAAATATGCCGGTGAAATCGGCCCCAAAAGTAGTAGATTTAATTATCCACAAGAGATTACTGTTAGCATCAAACTTAAGGTAATGTGCAAAGAGTGGGTTTGAATTAAGATTTGCATAATAATTCAAATAGGTGTTGACAACTGTATTTTCAGTTACTTCTAATATACTGTTTAAGGAAGGCACTAACACCGAATTGTTACCAAGGGGTTCAATAAAATAAATACGATTATTTGTTTCTATGGCTGAATTAGAAATGTTATTGAATTTGTAAAATGAAATTCCATTAAAAAGGTAAAGACTATTACTTACAGTACCAATCCAAAGCTTATTTGCATGATATAATAAACTAACAATTTGGTCTGTTGGCAAGTTAGAATTGAGCGCATTGTAATTTGTGGCAATACCATTTTCCAATTTTGTTAATCCTCTTTGGGTACCAATCCAAATTTTAAACGCCACTGGTGAGGCTGCAATTGATAAAACTGTATCGCTAAGCAATCCATTTCCCGTTTGAGTAAAATTGGTGAATGAATTGTTACTAAACTTAGAAATTCCCGAACGTGTTCCTATCCAAATATCATCATCGATAACAGTAATGCAAGAAATGTAATTACCAATTATTCCAGAGTTTGTTGTTGTATAAATATTCCAATTAGAAACGCCATCAAATAAAGCAAAACCATTTCTGGTACCGATACAAATTTTTGTTGATTTGTATACTGCTAAACAAGTGACAAAACTATCCGGTAGTGCGGAATTCAGCATGTTGAACATGCTCCAACTTCCATTCGAAAATTTTCCAAGTCCGGCGCGCTGGTAACCCACCCATTTATTGCCCAAACTGTCAATAAGTAAGCAGTTTTTTCGGCTTAATTGTGCATTTGTTGCATTTGTAGTTCCTGGATAGTAGATGTATCCATTTTGACTCGTTTGTGCATTTAATAATGGAGTGCACAAAAAAAGACCAATGAAAACTAATATACTTCGCATAATAAACTAAATTATATAGTAACTAATTATTACTCCACATTCAACTTCGACACATATTCCTTTTCCGCTGTTTTTATGCGCACAAAATAAAGTCCTCGTGTTAGCCCATTCAGCGGCAATTGCACCACTTCTGCATTTTTATAAAAAGAGGAGGCCGATTTTAAAACTTCCTTACCGAGCATATCATATATGGAAACTCCGTATTTTAAGGAGGCATCCTTTAATACAATATTTACTAAATCTTTAGCCGGATTGGGGTAAATTTTAAACGCAGGCTCAGGCTTTGGAAAGGCAGGCACTCCGGTAAAAAAAGTTATACTATCGGTTAAAAGGCTTTTATTTTTGATGTTGGAGCGAGAGGTGCTTTTAGTTGCTAAAGTCCTCAAATTGGGATCACAATTTATGTCAGAGAACATATCGATGTAATAGCGACAGTTTGCAAATCCACCGGAACTGGCATCTGTATAGCTTAAAGTTGTTTTAGGAAGATTGGCCGCGATAATGCTAAAATTGCCCGTACCTGTTGAATCGCGCATTACATTGTAAAAACGATTCGGATCAGGGTTTCCAATATAATCGGTCCAATATAATTTTGCAATGCTTCCAGCCCCGACATAACCATACAAATAAATGGTTCGATGCTCAAATATGGCACTTGTATCACCAACATTTCCACAGCTATCCAACACTGCAATTTTATATTTTTCGGATTGTAATTCAGGATGTGATGCTGTGTCTAAATAACTTGCAGGTGGAGTATTCGGAACAGTATCGATAGCTGCAAAAGTGCCTGCTGTTTCACGAAACAAAACATAGCCACTTACATAGCTTTCGCTTGCACGCTGCCACGATATTTTAGTTTTTTGTGTAAGGGAATCCACAGTGGCGCTGCAAATTTGAACAACCGGTATGGGCTTAAAATTTACGTGCAAAGACGTTGGTA
The sequence above is a segment of the Bacteroidota bacterium genome. Coding sequences within it:
- a CDS encoding T9SS type A sorting domain-containing protein is translated as MKRQFLLALMAIFSGLWVRAQIVSIPDPNFKAALLANTAINTNGDGQIQVSEAAIYQDTISVFNRNISSLQGIEAFTLITRLDCRYNLLSNLDLSNNLLLDNIKCGGNQLSSLTIGNNFSLTILLCESNQLVSLDVSACPSLYVLGCSGNQLQDLDLSNLSSLYTVGLGFNNLNTLKLTGCNSLHNLYISNGLIDTLDLSTNSSLVQLSITNTKIKNLDVSNCHLLETLGCDRNSQLSNIKTTGCASLWGIYCGQNMLINLDVSTNISLVTFHCERNKLTSLDFSNNPNLVELYCDSNLLTRLNLKNGNNSNMLPPSLWQNPNLFCIEVDDTVYANSFWAGPGVTGSTAVFSTNCSLPIVNIPDPNFKSALVANPAININADSEIQVSEADAYADSINVQNKGITDLTGIEAFVSIPVLLCSQNQLNSLTLNLNTHLAHLDCSNNQLINLDVTSNTALQSLNCNNNQLTKLDVSASDSLRVLFCAANLIDSIDVTSNNFLQVFRCNANQLTGLNVSNNTALLELNCSNNNLSNLDVSTNLLLNYLACSNNSISALSVANNPLLYYLNCGANQLSTIDVSNNPGITDLRCNNNQITSLDVSAQLILAGLHCNANQLNSLDLSFNSALVYLDCPNNQLTTLNVKNGNNTNVSHYNSKNKPALTCIQVDDSLYSSANWGSGIDASMSFGNSCLQCLVAIPDANFKAALVTNSAINTNGNTEIECSEAAAYTGILDVSNLAISNLIGISAFTAISALNCSNNNLTSLDITANTQLTSLKCSNNQLNALSVSANTSLVELYCRNNNLTVLDVSNNAALSTLYCGNNQITHLNLSMLSSFEYLDALNNQLIYLNIQNGNNTNIQDFDATGNPNLLCIQVDDTSYMQANWFAYIDPIATFSLTCSCTFPAAAGLIVGTTSVSACSNQLGIIYSIDTIANALAYQWTLPPFANIVGAANSNVIQVNYGPYSVSGAISVKGKNLCGNGPTSTLAINFKPIPLAEICRATVDSASQKTILEWQKPIESYINGYVIYRENAGAFVNIDTVSNAAFSSYLDTGSHPTIQAEKYKIAVLDSCGNIGDLSAPFEHQTIRLYGSIQPGGFAKLYWTDYIGINDSSRYFNLLRDTLGNGPFNDTLASHISPLVLMSNTDLTSAIHPLCRYVVEMIFNSNCTPTQRVLATKSTSRSNIKNKTTLFDSTGVGIADFEKHFQGIKIYPNPTHDLLSIQLNTKELINEIIIYNLLGKTVRKEMLLNTPKSNVLMNLKGIEKGVYFLNIQSGIYFYITKLIID